The nucleotide sequence GAGGGCGCTAAAAAACTTATGGACAATTATGATGTAGAACTGCTCGCTGTATCTTTAGGTCCTTCAGGTGCTTTGATGGCCTCCAGAACAGAAGGTATTAAACACATACCCGCACCTTCTGTAAAAAAGAAAAGTACAGTAGGTGCAGGGGACAGTATGGTGGCAGGAATGGTCCACCAAATTTCTTTGGGCAAATCACATCTGGAAGCCGTCCAGTTTGGGGTAGCTTGTGGTACAGCTGCCACCATGAATCCTGGAACTGAGCTTTTCAGAAAGCACGATGTCGAAAACTTATTTAGGTGGATTAGTCATCAGAAGTAAGCGCTGACACTTCTGGTTCTTCTACCTTTTTAACATAATCAGGATTGGAGAATAACTGAAACCTTAAATAGTTAATCTTCAATCCTTCCCCCAAAAATTTCTTTTCATAGGTGGTCTGTATGCCATGCTGTTCCTTTAGAAGCTCTGAGCTATATAAGTCATGTGTAAACTCAAGACTTTTAATGTAAAAAGGAAACATAGTATTGCCCCGGCCGGCAAGCTGTAGCTTTTCCAAAGCAAAATCAAAAAGAGGCACACAGTCTGTTTTCAGATGTACCCGTCCGCCTTCTTTCAATATATCTTTGTAAATGCCCAAAAATTCTGGTCCAGGCAAACGGTTCTTTTCATCACGGTCACGAGGTTTTGGGTCAGGAAATGTCACCCAGATCTCTTCTACTTCATTTTTCTCAAAGTAATCCCTGATCAACCTTATCTGCGCCCTCAGAAAAGCAACATTGTGCATATTGTTTTCAATTGCGACCGTACTGCCTTTCCAAATCCTGCACCCTTTCACGTCCACGCCTATGAAATTTTTCTCAGGAAAACGGTTGGCCAGCCCAGTAGTATACTCACCCCGGCCACAACCCAATTCGAGGACTATAGGGTTATCATTTTTAAAGAACTTACTCCAATTTCCTTTAATCGTATTATAAATTTCTTTTCCCGGTTCAATCACATTAGCAGCTTTTGCATTGTGTTCAAACCTAGCAAGCTTTCTTCTGGGCATATCTTATTATAAATTATCTAATTCAGCAACCAAAAAGGTGCTACCTCCAATAAAAATCAAATCGTCTTCCCCTACCCTTTCTTTTGCGGCAGCCAGGGCTTTGTTTACATCCGATACCACTTCACCTATCAACCCATGTGGAAGCGCTTTTAAAGCCAACGTCTCTGCATCCATTGCTCTTGGTGTATGGGCATTGCAAAAATAGTAATAAGCATGGTTAGGGAAAAGCGAAAGTATCTTATCTGTATCTTTGTCGGCCATTAAGCCCAATATGCATATCAGTTTATCCTTACAAGATAGCTGCAATTGCGCCACTATATTTTTAATACCATCTTCATTGTGCCCTGTATCACAAATCACCAACGGCTTTTCACTCAGTACTTGCCAACGACCTTTTAAGCCAGTCAACCGAACTACATCACAAAGGCCTTTAACTATATGTGCTTCATCGATTTTAAACCCACGCTGGTTTAAAACCTCCACAGCCATTAAAACACCAGGAATATTCTTGGTTTGATACAATCCATTCAAGCTACAAGTAAGGCCTGTGAGATACTCCTTTCCATCACGTAAAACATTGACCTTCAAATTACGGACAGTACGCTCATGACTAGATACATTATAAACGTCATCTGCAAAAAACAACTTTGCTTGCTGCTCCGCTGCTTTTGACTCAAAAACATGTTTTATATCTTGCTGTGTCTGGCTAACCACTACCGGTGCCCCAGACTTAATAATACCCGCTTTTTCAGTCGCGATCAGATCCAGTGTATCTCCTAAGATATTTTGATGATCGTAGCCTATGTTGGTAATGAGGGACAATTCTGGTGTGATGACATTGGTGGAGTCAAGCCGACCTCCCAGTCCAGTCTCTATAATAGCTATGTCTGTTTGATGTTCTGCAAAATAAGCAAAAGCCATTCCCACATTCATTTCAAAAAAAGAAAGCTCAAGCGCTTCAAAGAAGTCCTTATGCTTAGCGACAAACTCTACCACATACTCCTCAGGCATTTCTTCGCCATTGATCCTAAAACGCTCGGTAAATGATTTTAAATGAGGAGAGGTAAATAACCCTGTTTTATAACCAGCACTTTGAAGAATAGCTGCCAGCATGTGACTAGAACTACCTTTGCCATTGGTACCGGCAACATGGATAGTTTTAATCTTTTTTTCAGGATTACCTAAATGCTTACAAAGGGCTTCTGTATTGTGCAGTCCAGGTTTAATAGCCCCCGCGCCTGCATTGCGGAACATTGGGAGACTATTATATAGATAGTCAATCGTTTGTTGATAGTCCACGGTGCTATCTTGATTTAACTACAATAGTGATTCGACCAACTGTGACAGGAGGGGCTTGCGAAGAAGAACTTCTGGTAAAGGTAAGCCTGTCTACTTGTTGTTTATAAAACTGTACTACCGAAGGGCTAACTGTAGCTTCCAATACTTTGGAGTTTTTAATCCAGCCTTGGTCATCGACACGGATTTCAAAAACAATTTTTCCGCTTTCATTGGAGCTGTCTTTTTTATCAGGCTTATCATCCCACTTCCAACCATCAATATCAAGTTCAGGGCCTTCAGAGTCGCTGCCGCCACCACCGCCACCGCCTGGACTTCCATAAACGTTTTGGGCATCCACACTACCTTCCTCGCTGCCTTGGTTTCCTTTTTTATCTGTATCGCCAGAACTACCACCTGATGGCATCATATTTTCACTAGCCACATTTTCTTTCTTCTCTTTTTTCTCTTCTTTATTCTCAGACTCTGGCTTTTTAGTATCCTTAGCTTCTTTAGGCTTAGGAGCTGATTTTTCACTATCAGGAACTGTATGTGGGCTTTCAACAGGCGCACTTTGAATATCAGACCCACTTTCTACTACCGGATCAGGTTCAGACGCATCTTCTAGAGGTTCTGCATCTGGAGTTGGATCAGGTGTAGGATCTGGTGCTTCCGTTTCCTCCACTTCAGTATCTTCTGGCTCAGCATCGCTTTCTGGGGCCGCATCATTGGCGTCACCACTTCCAACGTCTTCAAAACCTAATGCAAGCTCAACTCCGGGGATACCAGGGTTTGGCGGATACGGTTCCTTCCATGCAGTAAAAATGAGGAAAAACAATAGAAATAAAGCATGAGCAGCCACTGACACGATAATGCCAATGCGTTCATTCTTTCTTTCTTCTTTACTGCTATTCATATAATCTTTTATTCAGATTTTGTAGCTAATGAAATTTTTGCTCCCAAACCATTAACAATACCTGCAACCTTCACCAAATACTCTACATCGACAGTTTTGTCAATATGAAGCACTACAACAGGTACTGTTTTATCACCTGATTGATACTTTTCTCCTTTTAAGGAAGACTTAATTTCTTCCTCTAATTTGGAGAAAACAACCTTGCGCTCGTTGACAAAATATTCAAGGTCCTCGGTAACGGTAACATTAACCTTTTGGATTTCAATAATACCTTCTTTGCTTGAAGGCAAATTTACAGGTAATGCTGTAGGTGTTACCAAGTTGGAAGTAAGCATAAAGAAGATCAATAACAGAAAGATAAGGTCTGTCATTGATGCCATATTAAATTCAGGTTTTACCGTATTTTTCGATCTGAATTTCATATAAATTATTTAGGCTCCTGAAGTAGTTCGATAAATTCAATGGAAGCATATTCCATCTTATGGATGATCTTCTGCACTTTGGCCACTAAAAAGTTATATCCAAAATAAGCGATAATACCAACAGCAAGTCCTGCCACGGTAGTAATCATTGCCTGGTAAATACCTGTAGACAATAGCTTTGGACTAATAGTACCTTCTACTTGAGCAATGGAGATAAAAGCTTGGATCATACCTATTACAGTACCAAGAAAGCCGATCATAGGAGCTGCTCCTGATATGGTAGCTAGACTGGAAAGGTTCTTTTCCAGACGGTAAACTTCTATTTTACCTACGTTTTCAATAGAGGCCTCTATATTGCTAAGCGGTTTTCCAATTTTAGTGATTCCTTTCTCTACCATCCGGGAAAAAGGTGTGTTAAAGCTACGACAAAGCTTAAGTGCCGCTTCCGTATCTCCCCTATATACCAAATCCCTAATACGGTCCATAAACTTATCAGGGTCTTTATCATGCTTTTTAAGGTTAAGCAAACGCTCAACGATAATATATACTGCAATGATAGAAAGTATAAAGAGCGGGATCATAATAATGCCACCCTTCATTATCAAATCAAGCAGGGTAAGAGACTCACTACCTGCTGCAGCTTCGGCAGCTCCCAAAATTTCTTCAGAACCTGTGGTAGTTATCTGAAGCAGAGAATTCATGTAGGACATATACCAGGATATAATTACTAAAACTTATTTAGTGTTTTTAATAAAACGAAAGCAAAAAATTAATATTTCAAAATCCAAAGATCGTTTCCAAATTGTTTTTTATAAGTTTCCATTTCCGCAAAAGCAGCTTTACCACTTTCAAACTCTGCGACTGTAACTTTATACAATCCGTTGCCCTTTGCCGGCTCAATCAGTTTTGTATCTACACCTTTGGAAGTATATTTTTCAAAAAGTTTCACAGCATTTGCTTGATTAGAAAACGCTCCGGCAACCAAATAGTACTTTACTGTATGTATTTCAGGGGCTGACACCTCCTCAGCTTCCTCTTCTTCACTTGCCTCAGGCAGTTCCTCAGAAACAAGCGGTTCTTCCTCTGTTTCTACCTCTTCTAAAAGTGGTTCAACCTCGTGCCCTTTTTCTTCTACCTCTATAGCGGAGTCTAGGCTTTCCTCTACACCTTCAGACTCAAATTCCTCAGCACTATTGTTTCCAGCAAAAAGTCCGCTCAGCAATGCGTCATCTTTTTGTGCAAAAAAGGTAATACCAGCACCTATTAGCACCAACACAGGTACCATAAGTGCAAGCGCCTTCAATCCTTTCTTTTCTTTCTTTTCTGGCATAGGAGTATTTTCTTTTTTTATAGCCGGCCTGTTAATGATTACCGGTTTTGCATGCTCTGGATTTCTATGAATTGGCGTAATATCTTTATTGACAGGTTTTATGTACAACTCAGAAAGCCCGAAACTATCTTCTTCGTAGTTAATATTACCTTGCGGTTCAAACTCCAGGTTGCCTTCTACATTTTTAAAAACCTTACCAATATCTTTAAAAACATATTGACCAGATGCTTCAATTTCTTGAAAAACTTTCTCAACGTGTTTTTGAATTGCATTCAATGCATCTGCCCTAGAAATGCCTTCCCCGGCGGTAATAGCAGATATCAGTACCCCATCATCAAGCTTCAGTTGCTCATTGAAGGCAATTTTTTTTGAAGGAGGAAAAAATTTATGCGTAACAGGGTGAATTTCTGCTCCAATGGGACGTGCTAAAAAGCCACCAAATTCAGGAACAACCACACAGTCATGCTCAAATAAAAGTTCTTGTAGATACTTTTCAACCATTTTAAAAAGAATATGTTAAACCGCCTAATACATTTATACCCCTGACCGGATAGTACAAGTATCGCTGATAGTTCCTTGACAGAATGTTGTTTACTTCTAAGAAAGCTGAAAAAGCTGAAGAAAACCTATATTCTGTTTTCAAGTTCAAGTCAATGATAGAAGGAAGATTAAAATCTTCTCCGGTCATAAAATTACGTGCTGTAATGCCACTAATATAGTAAATATCAGTATTAAAAAATATTTTGTCCTGTAAATTATAAGAACCGTTAATGCTTCCTGTAAAAGTTGGTCTATGCCAAGGCTGATCTAAATTCACGCTATAGTTAAAAATATTTGCCTTAGCCCCAACCCTTAACCTCTGTGATAAATCATACGAAACATCTCCAGCAATGTTTAGCACAGTAGAATTTCCGTGGTCATAAAGAATCGTAAACTGCGAAGAATCTACAGCACTGTTGGCAAAAAACCACAAGTTTTGGTAAGTCGCATAAGAAACCCTTGCATTGTAATTGAGTTTTTCAAAAACATTACCTTTAGCACCCGCAAAGATTTCCAATGTTTTGTTGGTATGGTTCAAAGGTACATCTGAAATCAACCATGGGTTTTCATGCACAAAGGTTCTTAACACGTTACGCTCTAGTTGGCCGGTCAACCCACCAAAAAATGTCAACTGTCCTGGGATAAAATGGTAATTGACTTCAATATCCGGATAAACCTTTACCCCACCGGAAGCGTCTAAAGTATCATTAGACCAGGCAGTATTGATACCCAAACGGACACTGTAATTCTCATTGGTCAATAAGAAACCAGGCTGAAGAAGTAAATAATTACGACTCTGAGCCACACTGTCCGTTCTCCTTGAGTTTGAGTATACACCCTTGAAATCTATAAATTTATTATCATCAATTTTATAGGAAGAGCTAATCCTTCCTAACACTTCATTTTCTACTGCATCAAACCGGTCATCCAGACGGAAATAGTCGACACCCGCTTTATAGTCAAGGGCTGCATCTTTGTCTGTATTTTCAAGTAAAGCACTAGCAGAAAATATATTAAATACTTGCCTTATCGTATCTCTATCCACAATGGTTCCGGGCTGGAAACCATAAAAGTTATACATATTCCTGTTATACCCCAAACGCCCAGTTAAAGCTGCTGAGCCCAAAAAGTACTTACCATAAGCACTCAAGACGTTTTCGCTGACGCCAGAATGTTCTACCGGACCTCGTTGTGAAGAAAGGTGCT is from Cytophagaceae bacterium ABcell3 and encodes:
- the trmB gene encoding tRNA (guanosine(46)-N7)-methyltransferase TrmB — encoded protein: MPRRKLARFEHNAKAANVIEPGKEIYNTIKGNWSKFFKNDNPIVLELGCGRGEYTTGLANRFPEKNFIGVDVKGCRIWKGSTVAIENNMHNVAFLRAQIRLIRDYFEKNEVEEIWVTFPDPKPRDRDEKNRLPGPEFLGIYKDILKEGGRVHLKTDCVPLFDFALEKLQLAGRGNTMFPFYIKSLEFTHDLYSSELLKEQHGIQTTYEKKFLGEGLKINYLRFQLFSNPDYVKKVEEPEVSALTSDD
- a CDS encoding folylpolyglutamate synthase/dihydrofolate synthase family protein, translated to MFRNAGAGAIKPGLHNTEALCKHLGNPEKKIKTIHVAGTNGKGSSSHMLAAILQSAGYKTGLFTSPHLKSFTERFRINGEEMPEEYVVEFVAKHKDFFEALELSFFEMNVGMAFAYFAEHQTDIAIIETGLGGRLDSTNVITPELSLITNIGYDHQNILGDTLDLIATEKAGIIKSGAPVVVSQTQQDIKHVFESKAAEQQAKLFFADDVYNVSSHERTVRNLKVNVLRDGKEYLTGLTCSLNGLYQTKNIPGVLMAVEVLNQRGFKIDEAHIVKGLCDVVRLTGLKGRWQVLSEKPLVICDTGHNEDGIKNIVAQLQLSCKDKLICILGLMADKDTDKILSLFPNHAYYYFCNAHTPRAMDAETLALKALPHGLIGEVVSDVNKALAAAKERVGEDDLIFIGGSTFLVAELDNL
- a CDS encoding biopolymer transporter ExbD, whose translation is MKFRSKNTVKPEFNMASMTDLIFLLLIFFMLTSNLVTPTALPVNLPSSKEGIIEIQKVNVTVTEDLEYFVNERKVVFSKLEEEIKSSLKGEKYQSGDKTVPVVVLHIDKTVDVEYLVKVAGIVNGLGAKISLATKSE
- a CDS encoding MotA/TolQ/ExbB proton channel family protein translates to MNSLLQITTTGSEEILGAAEAAAGSESLTLLDLIMKGGIIMIPLFILSIIAVYIIVERLLNLKKHDKDPDKFMDRIRDLVYRGDTEAALKLCRSFNTPFSRMVEKGITKIGKPLSNIEASIENVGKIEVYRLEKNLSSLATISGAAPMIGFLGTVIGMIQAFISIAQVEGTISPKLLSTGIYQAMITTVAGLAVGIIAYFGYNFLVAKVQKIIHKMEYASIEFIELLQEPK
- a CDS encoding SPOR domain-containing protein, which codes for MVEKYLQELLFEHDCVVVPEFGGFLARPIGAEIHPVTHKFFPPSKKIAFNEQLKLDDGVLISAITAGEGISRADALNAIQKHVEKVFQEIEASGQYVFKDIGKVFKNVEGNLEFEPQGNINYEEDSFGLSELYIKPVNKDITPIHRNPEHAKPVIINRPAIKKENTPMPEKKEKKGLKALALMVPVLVLIGAGITFFAQKDDALLSGLFAGNNSAEEFESEGVEESLDSAIEVEEKGHEVEPLLEEVETEEEPLVSEELPEASEEEEAEEVSAPEIHTVKYYLVAGAFSNQANAVKLFEKYTSKGVDTKLIEPAKGNGLYKVTVAEFESGKAAFAEMETYKKQFGNDLWILKY